A segment of the Thiohalospira halophila DSM 15071 genome:
CGCCTTCGTGCGGAACATCAGCAACCTCGCCCAGGAGCTGGGGATCCGGACCATCGCGGAGTTCGTGGAGAGCGAGGAGGTGCTGAATGCCGTGGCCGGGACCGGCATCGACCTGGCCCAGGGCTTCCATACCGGCCGACCCTCGGAGACGCTCACCCCGGCGGAGCCGCAATGAACCCGCGCCGGGCCCGCGTCTACGCCTGGGCGCTCTATGACGTGGGCAACTCCGCCTTCGCCACCGTGGTGATGGCGGGCTTCTTCCCCATCTTCTTCAAGGAGTACTGGAGCGGCGACCTCCCGGCCACCGAGAGCACCTTCTGGCTGGGGGCGGCCAACTCCGTGGCCAGCCTGCTCATCCTGGCCAGCGCCCCGCTGCTCGGCGCCATGGCCGATGGCGGGGGCGGGCGCAAGCGTTTCCTCGCCGCCTTCACCGGTCTGGGTGTGGTGGCCACCGCCGCCCTCTACCTGGTGCCCGCCGGGGCGTGGCCGGTGGCCGCGGTGCTCTACACCCTGGCGGCCATCGGCTTCTCCGGGAGCATGGTCTTCTACGACGCCATGCTGCTGGCCGTCTGCCGGGAGCGCCACTTCGATGCCGTCTCCGCCCTGGGCTACGCCCTGGGCTACCTCGGGGGCGGGCTGCTCTTCGCCTTCACCGTGGTCATGACCCTGCAGCCGGGCTGGTTCGGCCTGGCCGAGGAGGCCACGGCGGTGCGCCTGGCCTTCCTGATCACGGCGGGCTGGTGGGCGGCCTTTACCCTGCCCCTGCTGCGCCGGGTCCCGGAGCCCATGCTCGGACCCCGAGGCGGCGGGATCGTCGCCGGCCTGGCGGAGTTGAAGACGACCCTGGGACGGGTGGGGCGGCTGCGGCCGGTGGTCCTCTTCCTGGCCGCCTACTGGTTCTACATCGACGGCGTGGACACCATCGTGCGCATGGCGGTGGACTACGGCCTGGCCATCGGGCTGGAGACCGGCGACCTCATCCTGGCCCTGCTGCTTACCCAGGCGGTGGGTTTCCCGGCGGCGCTGGCCTTCGGTCGGCTGGGGGCCCGCCTGGGCCCGCGGAGGGGGATCGAGATCGCCATCGCCGTCTATCTCGGGGTGGTCGTGTGGGCGACCTACCTGGATTCGGCGCTGGAGTTCTACCTCCTCGCCGCGGCGGTGGGGCTGGTCCAGGGCGGCATACAGTCATTGAGCCGATCGCTGTATGCCCGCATCATACCGCGGGACAGGACGGCGGAATTCTTTGGCTTCTATAATATGCTCGGCAAGTTCGCCGCCGTCCTGGGGCCGGCCCTCATGGGCGGCGTGGGCCTTGTGACCGGCTCCCCCCGGGCGGGGATGGGGGTGGTGGCCCTGCTGTTCGTGGTGGGCTGGCTGCTGCTGCGCCGGGTGGACGAGGAGGCGGCGCGCCGCCAGGCACGGGAACTGGAAGGCAGGAACGATCTTTGAGGGGCGGCCCCGGGGCCGTCCGGAAACGAGGAGGAAAGAGGCTGATGAGCGACGGGAGTGACGGTGGTCTGATGAGCCTGCCGCCCATCTATTCGGAGGGCGAGGAACCCGGCGTGGCGCTCATGCGCGAGATCGCCCGGAAGCTGGCGGAGTACGGGCTACCGCGCCATGGCGAGGATACCAAGCGGATCATCAGTGGCCTGGTGAATCCGGAGGCCTTTGGCGATACCGGCTTCTCGGTGAAGGAGCTGAACAACCGGGAGCTGGAGTTCCACGTCGTCATCTCCGGTACCCCGGCGGGGATCGAGTACAACGAGTGGACGGAGTGGCAGTCGGGCTACGGCGCCATGACCGCCCGCGAGCCGCTGAACCAGAAGTCGTTGCACAGCACCATCCGGGACGCCTTCCGGGACATGGGCTTCACGGTGAAGAAGGTCAAGAACGACTCCCACGCCAAGTACGGGAGTGATGACGTCACCTACGTGGTCATCACCGAGTACCCGGAGATCCTCAAGGTCGCCAGTACCGGCGAGGAGCGCAAGAACGACGACGTCTCCAAGCAGTGGGACGCCTTCTTCGACAGCCTCAAGCCCGCCAAGAAGTACTGAAGCCCACCTTCCCGCACTCACGTCGTTCCCGCGCAGGCGGGAACCTCGCGGACCCGGCCGCCGGTCCTGAAGGTCCTGCGGCCTGTTCTCGAGGTTCCGGACTGGCGCTGCGCGCCATCCGGAACGACGGGGGTGACGGACCTCAGCCGGCCAGGCGGGCTACCCGGTCGCGCTGCTCGCGCAG
Coding sequences within it:
- a CDS encoding MFS transporter, producing the protein MNPRRARVYAWALYDVGNSAFATVVMAGFFPIFFKEYWSGDLPATESTFWLGAANSVASLLILASAPLLGAMADGGGGRKRFLAAFTGLGVVATAALYLVPAGAWPVAAVLYTLAAIGFSGSMVFYDAMLLAVCRERHFDAVSALGYALGYLGGGLLFAFTVVMTLQPGWFGLAEEATAVRLAFLITAGWWAAFTLPLLRRVPEPMLGPRGGGIVAGLAELKTTLGRVGRLRPVVLFLAAYWFYIDGVDTIVRMAVDYGLAIGLETGDLILALLLTQAVGFPAALAFGRLGARLGPRRGIEIAIAVYLGVVVWATYLDSALEFYLLAAAVGLVQGGIQSLSRSLYARIIPRDRTAEFFGFYNMLGKFAAVLGPALMGGVGLVTGSPRAGMGVVALLFVVGWLLLRRVDEEAARRQARELEGRNDL